The following are encoded together in the Lathyrus oleraceus cultivar Zhongwan6 chromosome 3, CAAS_Psat_ZW6_1.0, whole genome shotgun sequence genome:
- the LOC127129462 gene encoding uncharacterized protein LOC127129462, with product MTKAVWDTMVWCYDGDASVKKVRLQSLCKLCENLSMKNDEKVPDYISKVILITNEMKSCGETLSEESIIQEEVEQQSLKVTYGKKYQKKSWSEARKRSDGVKKSKASTSERQKSARKGNGKYDKRKVQCYCCKMFDHFVVDYWSNKERKSEEANVAKGDSDDESVILMASESDDAFLADWWYIDTGC from the exons ATGACGAAGGCTGTGTGGGACACAATGGTATGGTGTTATGAcggtgatgcatcagtgaagaaggtaAGGCTTCAGTCTCTATGTAAGTTGTGTGAGAATCTCAGTATGAAGAACGATGAAAAGGTACCTGACTACATCTCCAaagtgattctgatcacaaatgagatgaagtcgtgtggagaaactctctctGAAGAAAGTATCATTCAAGAAG AGGTAGAGCAGCAGTCTCTGAAAGTAACTTATGGTAAGAAATATCAGAAGAAGTCTTGGTCTGAAGCCAGAAAGAGATCTGATGGTGTTAAGAAGTCAAAAGCCTCAACTTCTGAAAGGCAAAAGAGTGCTCGGAAAGGGAATGGAAAGTATGACAAGAGGAAAGTCCAGTGCTACTGTTGTAAGATGTTTGACCActttgttgttgattattggtcaaacaaggaaaggaagtCAGAAGAAGCAAATGTAGCCAAaggagattctgatgatgaatCAGTGATATTGATGgcttctgaatctgatgatgcaTTCTTGGCAGATTGGTGGTATATAGACACTGGCTGCTAA